DNA sequence from the Bacteroidota bacterium genome:
CCAGCCCTTGCTTTTTGTTGCAGGCACAGGGCGATAGCCTGGGTTCAATGCCGCCGCCTGCCGTTCGTAGAGCCGTCGTTGTCGAACGGACTGGGTACGCTCCAGGGTCCACAGCAAAGGGTCGAGAATACGGCGCGGTTTGATTTTAACCGAAAGATTGCCTTCTTCGTCGGGTGCTGCGCCTAAAGCGGAAATAATCGAGAAATGGACCGAGGCAAATCGATCTTTAGCCAATGTGAGAAATTGTCGCGCCCCAAGGGTGTCGTGCGTGTAGCGGTTTAGTAAGTCGGAAATTACGTACATCTGGGCGACGTAGCTGTTGATGTCTTGTAGCCGGCTCCAGTCGTCTTTCATCATATACTGCTTGACCTGCGGGTACCCATCGAGGTCGTTCAGCATCGCATCGCCGCAGGTAAACACAATAATCAGGTGCTGCTTGCGCGTATCCGCATTCATATCAGCCATACCCTGGATATAGGAATACAGCAAGCGCTCAAGTTCTACACCCGGATTGGACGATGAATCTACCGTTTTTTTGAGCTGCGGCAGACTGACAAGAAAAAGTGCGGTGCCTGCGCGGCGCACAAAGCCGGCGTACCGCCCGATGTCTTGTGTCCGCATAAACGCCTCGCCGGCTGTATCGTAGAACAGCAGGGTGGCTTTACCGCTGTTTGTTATGGGCAGGCTGTTGACCTGCAGGAGGGTAGGTTCAGGAAAGATTTTGGGATTGGGGGGTGGCAGTTTGCCGGCGTCGAGTGATTTGGCATTCTCAAATACCACTTCCAGGCTCGGGTCGTTTATCGGAAACATGTAGAATTCAGGCCAAAATTGACCCAAATCCATCCGGGCAAGGGTGTAATAGAGCGTGCTGAGGGCAACGGTTTTTCCATGCGCACGGTGTCCAATTACGCTTACCACAACAGGCGGATATTTCTTATAATCGTCAACATAGAGGCGTGGAATGGGCTGGCTACAATCTGCCTTTGGGCATACGTATTGAAACGTGCCGTTGTCGTTTACCTCTTTTTTAAATTTGACCTTCTCAAGGCAAAACGGGCAGATCATAAGGTGCAGTTACTTTCGAACGGCTTCTACAGCGTAGTATCGTGGTGTGAAGAGGCGTAATAGCGGGCGGATGCCTATCCGTCGTACCGGACTATTCCATTGCTCTGAACGCACTATGGTCCAACCAGCTTTTTCGAGGAGCCAGTCAAACTGCCAGGGCTCAAATTCATGAAAATGCCGATCACGCGGGTCGCGCGGATTATGGTAGGCTTTTGTGAACCACAGGTCGAGTGGGACCGTCACAAAAAGATGTTTGGCCTCAATGGCTTGCAGTACACCCAGCGGATTCAGCAGGTGTTCCAGAATTTCAAAAGCCGTTACAACATCAACTTGTTGCGCAGCAACTTCTTCAGGCGTATCGTCAAGGTCTGCTTTTGTGTTGAAGACTTCAAATCCTTCATTGCGCATGATGGCGGCAAAAGGGTTGTCTTCTCCTAAATCCAGTATGCGCGCCGGCGGTTGCAGGCCTTTGCGCATGAAGTCAAGCGTACGCTGGTAGCGCAGTTTGAGGGCGGGATTTGATGCAGAGTATTCAGCTACGCTCATGGAAATTATTGGGCCGGGGAGCGGTGCACGGGCGTGTCTTTTTCTATGCTTTGATAGACGGCAAGCAAGGTTTTGACTTCATTGTCCCAGTTGTAGTGCTCGGTGATGGCCTTATAGCCCCGTTGACCCATTTGTTCCGCTTTTTCAGGGTCGTTGAGCAGGGTTTGTAGACCCGTTGCAATGGCTTCCGGCTTGAGTGGATCTACCAATAAACCGCAATTGTGGCGCTCAACGATGGGGCGAATTGTCGGCAAATCGGAGACCACGACAGGCAACCCGGCTGCCATGTACTCAAACAGCTTGGTTGGGAAAGCGCTCAGGTGTCGATCTATGGGATGTCTTGTAATGACTCCAATCCGAACACCGGAAAGGAGCTTGATTAATCCGGTGCGGTCGATCCAGCCCTGGAAGTCTACCTTTGCCCAACCCGGCATGTTTTCAACGCGTGTTTTCAGGTCGGTTGGATAAAAGGTGCCGGCCAGTTGCAGGCGTGTAGTGCCTTCTACGTGGTTGAGGGCGTCTACCAGTTCTGTTACGCCTCGCACCGCGCTGATGCCACCGGCAAAGCCAATATGGGATGGCCGGCTGGCGTAGGGTACATGCTTGCACGCCGAGAATTCTTCCAGCATCGGGTAGTTGCGTACCAGCGATACCTTTTTTTGCGGGAAGTAGTCTGCGATAATGGGTTCAGCAGCGATGACATGGTTGAGCATGCGGCCGGCTGCCCATTCCAGCATCCGCATAAACAACCCTATTGGCCGGCGCAGTGGCCGCGGGATCCAGTGCTGGTACATCATTTGGCGGGGCGAATCTTCATGGGCGTCGTAAATGACGCGCCGGCCCCGAAGTTTGAGCAGCAACATGAAAGGCAGCAGTTCCCCGTCATGAAAATGGAAAATGGCGTCCCGGTTTTCTTTCAGTGCAGCTTTATACACGTCCCGCGTTGTCTTTTTGAGGCGCTCCCGACCATTGGCTGGCCGCGGCACGGCTCGAATCTGTACACCGTCCACAACTTCGTCCTGGGTGTGGGGGACAATAAGGGTGACCCGGTAGCCTGCTTTGGCTAATGAGCGGCATTCTTTCTGAAACACGCGTGTGTCAAACGGTCGGTGGGTCGACGTCAGGTGTATGCTTTCCCCAGCTGCGTGCTGCATCATGGATGGCAAAGATGGATAATGGTGGCTAAAGGGTGTTTACGTGTAGCATAGGCAGAGGCATAGCCAAATGCGCCGGCCTTTTGTTGGGCAATTCTTAGCTGTGCATAGCCCAGCATTTGACACGTGAATGTACGAGAAAGTTTGAACTTGTGTCGCTGCTTTTATGATTTGCGTGTGGATATGCCGGCACCTGAGTAACAAATATAGAAGCTGGATATACAACTTTATGGTTTGCATGCCCACATTACCCGTACATCCAATTGTAAACGTTCAGTTGCCGTGCAAAAATACATAGATCTGATTGCAGCCAGCTACAAGGGATACGCTTCGTACCTCTGGCAAGAAATTCTCAATCCGCACTGGACCAACTATTTTTACTGGTTGATTGCGGTGTCTCTGCTCTTTTTTGCCCTTGAGCTTGCAAAGCCCTGGCGGAAGAACCAGGCCCAGT
Encoded proteins:
- a CDS encoding glycosyltransferase family 4 protein, which produces MMQHAAGESIHLTSTHRPFDTRVFQKECRSLAKAGYRVTLIVPHTQDEVVDGVQIRAVPRPANGRERLKKTTRDVYKAALKENRDAIFHFHDGELLPFMLLLKLRGRRVIYDAHEDSPRQMMYQHWIPRPLRRPIGLFMRMLEWAAGRMLNHVIAAEPIIADYFPQKKVSLVRNYPMLEEFSACKHVPYASRPSHIGFAGGISAVRGVTELVDALNHVEGTTRLQLAGTFYPTDLKTRVENMPGWAKVDFQGWIDRTGLIKLLSGVRIGVITRHPIDRHLSAFPTKLFEYMAAGLPVVVSDLPTIRPIVERHNCGLLVDPLKPEAIATGLQTLLNDPEKAEQMGQRGYKAITEHYNWDNEVKTLLAVYQSIEKDTPVHRSPAQ
- a CDS encoding methyltransferase domain-containing protein, which translates into the protein MSVAEYSASNPALKLRYQRTLDFMRKGLQPPARILDLGEDNPFAAIMRNEGFEVFNTKADLDDTPEEVAAQQVDVVTAFEILEHLLNPLGVLQAIEAKHLFVTVPLDLWFTKAYHNPRDPRDRHFHEFEPWQFDWLLEKAGWTIVRSEQWNSPVRRIGIRPLLRLFTPRYYAVEAVRK